In Streptomyces sp. ML-6, the genomic stretch GTGTGGGTCGTGGTGAGGCGTCCAAGGGTAAGACCGCCGGTCGTGGCACCAAGGGCACCAAGGCCCGTTACCAGGTTCCGGAGCGCTTCGAGGGTGGGCAGATGCCCCTCCACATGCGTCTCCCGAAGCTCAAGGGCTTCAAGAACCCGTTCCGCACCGAGTACCAGGTCGTGAACCTGGACAAGCTCGCGACCCTCTACCCCGAGGGTGGCGAGGTCACCGTGGCCGACCTGGTCGCCAAGGGTGCCGTGCGCAACAACCACCTCGTCAAGGTCCTCGGACAGGGCGAGATCTCCGTGGCGCTGCAGGTTTCGGTTGACGCCGTCTCCGGCTCCGCCAAGGAGAAGATCACCGCCGCCGGCGGTACCGTCACCGAGCTCGTCTGAGACAACTCGATGGCCTGAACATCCGACCGGGGATGCCTCTCAAATGGGGCATCCCCGGTTGGTCGTTCCTAGGGGGGCATGGTCGCCGGTAAGGTGGCGTGCGTTGTTGTGTGGTACCCCCTGGGCACTGCCCGGGACCTTTGACCGTTTACGTATTCGTCGATCCTCAAGACCGTCACCTCTTCGCATTGCGCGGGGGTCGCAGGAGGCACCGTGCTCACCGCGTTCGCCCGGGCGTTCAAGACGCCCGACCTGCGCAAGAAGCTGCTCTTCACGCTCGGCATCATCGTGATCTATCGCCTCGGGGCGCATATCCCGGTACCGGGAGTGAGCTACGAGAATGTCCAGATTTGTGTCGATCAGGCCAGTAAGGGCAATAACAGCCTCTTCGGCCTGGTGAACATGTTCAGCGGTGGTGCACTGCTGCAGATCACGATCTTCGCGCTCGGCATCATGCCGTACATCACGGCCAGCATCATCCTTCAGCTGCTGACCGTCGTCATCCCCCGACTCGAGGCGCTCAAGAAGGAGGGGCAGTCCGGCCAGGCCAAGATCACGCAGTACACGCGTTATCTGACCGTCGCGCTCGCCATCCTCCAGGGCACCGGCCTGGTGGCCACCGCCACCAGCGGTGCGCTCTTCAGCGGCTGCCCGGTCGCCGACCAGATCGTCCCCGACCAGTCGATCTTCACCACCATCGTGATGGTCGTCACGATGACCGCGGGCACTGCGGCCGTCATGTGGCTCGGTGAGCTCATCACCGACCGCGGCATCGGCAACGGCATGTCGATCCTGATGTTCATCTCGATCGCCGCCAGCTTCCCCGGCGCCCTGTGGGCCATCAAGACCAGCGGCAAGCTGGCCGACGGCTGGATCGAGTTCGGCACCGTCATCCT encodes the following:
- the secY gene encoding preprotein translocase subunit SecY, with amino-acid sequence MLTAFARAFKTPDLRKKLLFTLGIIVIYRLGAHIPVPGVSYENVQICVDQASKGNNSLFGLVNMFSGGALLQITIFALGIMPYITASIILQLLTVVIPRLEALKKEGQSGQAKITQYTRYLTVALAILQGTGLVATATSGALFSGCPVADQIVPDQSIFTTIVMVVTMTAGTAAVMWLGELITDRGIGNGMSILMFISIAASFPGALWAIKTSGKLADGWIEFGTVILIGFVMVGLVVFVEQAQRRIPVQYAKRMIGRRSYGGTSTYIPLKVNQAGVIPVIFASSLLYIPALIVQFSNSTAGWATWIQDHFVTGTHPYYITAYFLLIVFFAFFYVAISFNPEEVADNMKKYGGFIPGIRAGRPTAEYLSYVLNRITWPGSLYLGLIALVPTMALAGFNGANQNFPFGGTSILIIVGVGLETVKQIESQLQQRNYEGFLR
- the rplO gene encoding 50S ribosomal protein L15 — protein: MAENNPLKAHDLRPAPGAKTAKTRVGRGEASKGKTAGRGTKGTKARYQVPERFEGGQMPLHMRLPKLKGFKNPFRTEYQVVNLDKLATLYPEGGEVTVADLVAKGAVRNNHLVKVLGQGEISVALQVSVDAVSGSAKEKITAAGGTVTELV